The Aquitalea magnusonii region CTGTTTGGCGGCGTGTGGGCCATTTTCGGCCACGGCAATGTGGCCGGTCTGGGTGAAGCCTTGCAGGCAGCGCAGGATGTGCTGCCCACCTTGCGCGCCCACAATGAGCAGGGCATGGCACTGGCTGCAACTGCTTATGCCAAGGCGCATTTCCGCCGCCGCATGATGGCGGTCAGCACCTCCATCGGCCCCGGTTGTACCAATCTGGTCACTGCCGCCGCAGTGGCCCATGTCAACCGCCTGCCCATGTTGCTGTTGCCCGGTGATGTATTCATCTCGCGCGCGCCGGACCCGGTATTGCAGCAAGTGGAAGACTTTCAGGATGGTGGCGTGTCGGCGGTGGATTGCCTGCGGCCGGTGTCGCGCTACTTCGACCGCATCGTGGTGCCGTCCCAGTTGCTGACCGCTTTGCCGCGTGCCATCGCCACCCTCACCGACCCGGCGCAGTGCGGCCCGGTGACACTGGCCCTGCCGCAGGATGTGCAGGCGCAGGCCTTTGACTGGCCGGAAGCCTTCTTTGCCGAGCGCGATATCCATTTCCGTCAGCCACCGGCGGAACCCACCGAGCTGGCGGCACTGGCCGGTCTGCTGCGTCAGGCCAAGCGCCCGCTCATCGTCTGCGGTGGCGGGGTGCTGTACAGCGCGGGTGGTGCTGACGCGCTACGCCAGTTTGCCGAAACGCACGGTATTCCGGTTGGCGAGAGTCAGGCGGGTAAGGGGGCTTTGGCCTGGGATCATCCCTTGCTGGCCGGTTCCATCGGCGTCACCGGTTCCCCTGCCGCCAACGAGCTGGCCGCCCAAGCCGACCTGGTGCTGGCGGTGGGCAGCCGCCTGCAGGACTTCACCACCGGTTCGCATGCGCTATATGCCCAGGCCACGCTGTTGTCCATTAATGTGAATGGTTTTGATGCCGGCAAGTGGGGCGGCCACGGCCTGCAATGTGATGCTGCGGTCGGGTTGGCGGCACTGAGTGCAGCGCTGGAGGGCTGGCAGGCCGATGCCGACTGGACCGCACACAGCCAGCGCCTGTGCAATGGCTGGCGCCGTCAGGTGGACGAGATTGTGCGCAGCCCGCGCGCCAGCCTGCCCACCTATGCCGAGGCCATCGGCGCAGTGCAGGCCTCGGCGGCGGATTCGGCCGAACGCGACATCGTGGTATGCGCCGCCGGTACGCTGCCGGCCGAGTTGCACAAGCTGTGGCGCACC contains the following coding sequences:
- the iolD gene encoding 3D-(3,5/4)-trihydroxycyclohexane-1,2-dione acylhydrolase (decyclizing), whose translation is MKTVRLTVAQALVRYLAAQFVTMPDGSRQRLFGGVWAIFGHGNVAGLGEALQAAQDVLPTLRAHNEQGMALAATAYAKAHFRRRMMAVSTSIGPGCTNLVTAAAVAHVNRLPMLLLPGDVFISRAPDPVLQQVEDFQDGGVSAVDCLRPVSRYFDRIVVPSQLLTALPRAIATLTDPAQCGPVTLALPQDVQAQAFDWPEAFFAERDIHFRQPPAEPTELAALAGLLRQAKRPLIVCGGGVLYSAGGADALRQFAETHGIPVGESQAGKGALAWDHPLLAGSIGVTGSPAANELAAQADLVLAVGSRLQDFTTGSHALYAQATLLSINVNGFDAGKWGGHGLQCDAAVGLAALSAALEGWQADADWTAHSQRLCNGWRRQVDEIVRSPRASLPTYAEAIGAVQASAADSAERDIVVCAAGTLPAELHKLWRTSTPGGYHMEYGFSCMGYEVAGGLGVKMARPEREVIVMVGDGSYLMLNNELATSVMLGHKLIVVLLDNAGYACINRLQQACGGAPFNNMLADCRHGEHGIPQIDFAQNARSLGAEAETVGSVAELQAAMVRARAASRSYLIQLRIDGPQCTPEGGSWWEVGIPEVSEREAVRSARADYEQARQRQRLG